The Gavia stellata isolate bGavSte3 chromosome 1, bGavSte3.hap2, whole genome shotgun sequence DNA segment ATTATATAAACAGGGCCTTACCATCTCAATATGACCTCCTTACATCTATTTTGAATTCAGATGGGGGAAAGtggcttttaaaaactgtgaTGAAATCTCCCAAATGAGTAATACATAAACTCATTGAAGAAGAAGGAGACAGAAGGTCTGCAGtcatatttaaaagaatgtatCAGATTACCTTAATGATATCTGATCAGCATATCTAATCAGCATATTTGAAGCAATTAAGTTACATCTATAAAATATGATGCAATGTTAAATTTGTGTGAGATGGAAACACTGGGTGTGTAATTGCCAATATTTCTCATGGTCAGGAACAATTGCAGTGAATAAGAAACTGTGTCTGAGCTTTGTgtgctctgaagaaaaaacaactagATTCTGTTTGCCTGGAAcagaaattattccttttaaTAACAATATCTAAGATATGTATTAACCAAGGGATACACTACTTAAAAGAACTGATCAAATCCCTGTCTCAGTCAATAAGAGTTTTCTTCAGTGttgagatttcttttctctttctttggagttttaaagtatttgctgTGATTGCAAAAGATTTCAAGACTGATTGGttattagaaaggcaaaagtcCAATCCTGGTGGCTGAATCCCCAAGTAATTGAGGTCCAAAAGATGAAGATCTTTATTTCGACTTATTATTTCTGAAGTCTCATGTTTTCTTATATTAAACTTTATCTGAGGGAGTAGGCTGATTTATGATCTTTGAAGTGTTACTGGCAACACAGTTTTGTATTGATTCCTTTTACATTAAGTCTATTATGAGCGAGTAGAGATATCactaatacatttttataaactcttTGTTTACATAGACATAGTTTGGAATGTCCTCACCGAATTTTATTGCTAGCCCTTTCAAAGTCTCATGTAATCCTGTGGaaagaggcagggctgggagaaatTCATTAAGGAGGCATGCCTTTTGTTAGTTCCAGCTGGAAgtaacactttttttgtttgtttttctaaattctgaaatatttgggTTAGCAATTAAATGAACTTCCTTGTTTTGTGAGAGGTGCCTCATGGGAAGAAAATTGCAAGGGTCTTCTTGTGGGCTTGCAATTATCTCATGCAAAGTTCTGACCCTTCATCTGACTCTGGAGGGGTTCGTATAGATCAGGGGAAGCCTTGCAAACCTTGCACAGAAATCACATGGGTTCAGCTCCCTAACAGGTGTCTGGTGCCCTTTTAGACGCTGTAGGGCCATGGTGGATGCAGGCAGGACACAggaactacagacctgtgaCTTTCTGGCTGGCAGTGGAAAGCCAGGCAGGACACCCTAGGGCATCTCACATCACTCTAGGTGCCTATGTTCAGGCAATCGAATTTCACAACCGATTCTGCATAATCTCTTTGTCTCCTTCCACAATTTCTCCTATCCTAAACCAGGTGTCTGAGGGGTGTAATGGCTTGCTCTCCAGAGATATCTATCTTTTCCTACTGACAGTACTGACTGTCTGTTTTCAGGGCAGGATGAAGGTCGATGCCGGAAACTTACTTGTAGATGGTtaaatttaatcaaaattaaatGGAATTAGTAATATCATTCCACAGCTCATGTCTATTCATGAAAACATATTGGGACTCCTTCAGGGCTTTCAGTTATCCACCTTCTGCAGTTCCGGTTCGAAGATTGGCAAATACCCTAGCAAGTAAcagttatttttacatttgatATTTTAAGTTAATATAGTGCTCAGCTTAACTGAGATGTTAGTGCATCTGGAGCAGAATGTATATTCCTTAGCAAACAGAAGCAGAGATTTAGTTCTACTGCTTTTCGGTTCTGGCTTGGAAAATCCAGTAAGGCTTGCTTGGTTGCCATTTGGTTGTGGTACTATTACACTATATTTACGTTAATCCTGGATGTGAGCAAGGGATACAGTTAATCTGGGGAGAGCAGGAGCGTTCTTGTCAAATACCGAGCAGTGAAGGCCTGTGCCTCGGGAGAAAGGGAATACTGATTATTGTTTTAGATTTGCATCAAGTGTACAGTATGTTAATTGGTTGGACCACAAAAAATAAGTTCATTGCTCCTTTCTGAGACTGACAAAAATAATACTGATTGGCAGAGATTATAATAGTGGTTTTTGAACATCATAACCTCATTAGTCTGAAACAAGAAACTCATTTAACATAAACTGCAAATCAATTTGCTTGTTAATTCTATTCAAATTGCACTCTCTTCTGACTAACACAGCACACTATATGACAGAACCAGTTCTTCTACCTGTCTTTTGGTCAGCTGAAAAATTAGTTATATGTTCATAGGAGATTAAAATCATTATACAGACATTTTTGTgcccagttttcttttttatcaatTATAAAGACCTATCTTCATGGTTAAAGGAAATACACTGGGTGCTCAGATactttatgcagaaaaaaaatgaagacaaaaagaagtatttaatttcaactacctttttttctgtctgagagTAAAAAAGTTAGATATTTGGTCTAAGTCAGGCCATCTAGATGTACTTTATATAGACAGACAGTTCCCATGGACAACTCATCCTATAACAGGAGACTGAGCCAGAGGGCGTGATTAACTCTGTGGTGGTGCTTCTCTCTCTTCGCTGACTAGGGAATATGTCTTTATATCCAGATTTATGGCTACAGACTTTGGTTTGGCAAGTGTGATTGTCGCATCCTTGCAGCCCTTATACTACAGACCTTGGGATGAGCTAGGCATTAATTCAGCTGTCATTTTAACTTTTAGGATATGTCTAGCCTTAGACATACTTCAGCTCATTTTGCCTGCAACAGTTTGAGAACCAGCAGTGCAGCAGAGTTAAGACCCAGGGACTACCCAGTCTCTCTGGACATGAATGACTACCTAAAAGTAGACTAGCTGTGTTAACCTAGAACATGCTAAGGCATCTGTATGACTTCTTAGCCTGAATTGGTAAATCCATGATTACCAGTATGTGTAAGAGTTAGTTAGATTGAGTATCTTTTAGCCTGAACGTCACTGCATGATGCTTCTAAATTGCACATCCTGCAATATCCCATCCACAGGTTATTTCGATGAATAGAAGACTGCTTAAAAAGCAGTGCTGCCTAAGTGATACtgcctttctttgaaagtaTCTTAATGCTGGAGAACATGAGAGGAAATGATGTAGAGCAGGTTAAACAAGCTGATGTCTGCAAGCAGGGATTTTAATTTGTCAATACGAAGACAACTGCAACTGCAAAGCTGGAGGCCACCAGCCTCCTTCAACTGAGAAGCCCAGATCTCAGCATTTATATGGCTGACAGCCAAAGACCCATAACATCTTTCTGGAGACCTTTGGGGAGAGGACACAGCTCCCCTGAAAGTCCCTTATGCTGCCGTGAGATAGCCCAGCCCAGCTTCACCAGTGGTGGACTAACATCGACGCTGCCCAGACTCCTACAGCTGGAGATTTAGCAGCTGTCACAACAATGCAACACAACCCTGCTACCAGCAACATTGACAAGctctggggttttgttttagGTTTGATGTGCTCTAGAGGCATACGTTGGTCAAGACCTTTGAGCTGGCTTTTCTTCACATAAAGCTTGGGACATGTGACCCTTGCTAGATGTAATTGTAATGGCTGCAGAAACTGCAGCCTCCAGCCTTCATCTGGGGCCCTAAGTGCACatgtacattaaaaaatgtcTATCAAATATGGCATCAGACATCCCATGTTCATTTAATCTTCATCATTATCAAACATACTCATTTTACACATAATCTGAGGTGTTTTTGTTACATCTCAAAGCCATAAACTTTGTCTGCATGTTAGGTTTCAATTTCAATTCTTTCCACCTTAAATTACTCCAGTGGGCAAAATTATAAATAGTTTCTGACTTTATTCAGGTCAGTGTTTATACAGTTGctttaaatacacacacacacatattatAAGCAAGACAAACTATTATTCTtcaatacattttcaaattctGCTTAAAATATGCACGGAAGCATGATGTTTGGCATGGGGAAAGAGCAGAAGCTTGGTGTGTAAGAAAGACATGATCCCACCTAATTTCTGCTGCCCATTTTTTGATGGACACAGGATAACAACAATAGCCTTTTTACTACAGATGTTACAAATAGAAGCTTATCTTTTCTCAATGAATGTGCTGTTTCACATTTATGATTCCTCCATAACAGACTTcactacatttttctgtttagtcTTCGTTCTATAAAAAGTATCATGCCTTGTTATGTGCTAACTCCTGCTAAGTGTTAAACTCCTCCTTGGAGCTTACGACCACTCTGAACTCCCCCCAAACACGAAGCAGCTTCAAGCCTCCCAGAACACAGGAACATTTTGAGACCCTTTCCTCCACATATGGtagacagaaataatttattctttgtttAATACTGGGCACATTTCTGCAGCATTGGAAAGCTACACGTTGGGAGCTTAAATTCCACAGTTTCACTTGTGTTTGTAAAAAACCTGCCACATTAACTCACAACACCTCAGAAGGTCCacttaaatatgaaaaagaggTGCATAGTTTCCATGTGTTGATAGTTGGCTTATTCTTGAATTTTTTGGTCATCCAACCTCTCACTCATTTCATCTGAAGTTCTCTGGATGTTTACATAAAAGAGCTACAGGACTAATGTAACTGAATGTATCCACAAAAAATTACAGCTGCAAAAATTTACTGCACTGTTTCTCTTAGAATTATACTAATTTTCTCCACACACTTAGGACAGCTTTCCAAATGTACTCTTGAATTTTCAGAGACGAATAACGTACGTTTACATACAATTATTTCGGTCTGTGTTTCATATAATTAAAATCTTAAAGTTATCAACTACATCAGTGTCTACATGTCACAGACACCTGATAAGTTCAAATTTATTGatttcataaaataatgaaaatatataaCTCTCTACAAACACTATTGTCTCATGGTAACAGTGGTGAAAGTAGTCCTGGATGAATCAGCAACAATTTTGTTCCACTCCCTTTCAGTTCTTCTCCCTTTCAGTGCAGAAGTTGATAATTTCTTACACTTCCAAAatctctgcctgctcctttgttttcagctgtcaCACTAAAATTGCTCCAGGCTTACGCCTCCGGCTTTGTCTCTCTGTTCTTGTTTCCAGCACCTAAAAGACCCAGACTGAAGATGTAAAGCTGTTACTTTCTATTACTTTGGGCAAACAAATAGAGTCATAAGGTACCTTGCACTTATTAAAATTATAGCTTTAGAATAAATTAATGCTTCGAGCAATTACTGCAGTGCAATGACTTTAGTCTGCCCAGACTGACCTAAATGAAACTTTATTTTACTATTAGCTTGTTCCAATTTTATGGTTGATTCCTGTTCAGTGAAAGTCCTCCAGTCTTATCAGATCTTTGGCATCAACTCCTTTTGTTGCTCAGGCACCTTACAAGATCTCTCTTCGTTTGGTGTGGGGGCTGAGACTAGCGGATGGATTTGCAGATCATGGACTGGAGTTGGTAAGGCAAATATCTCCTTGGTTTTTTAACAATAGCCCACCTTTATTCTGCCTTTCTTTAAATAAGCcataataaaacattaaatattttcagggaATTAGCTTCAAAACCAGATTCTACAGTTGTGGCAGAAACTGTGTtcaaaattaaagcagaaatttttcGTAAGTTAATCATTTTAAAGTCTTACTGTACAATATCAGCATCActtctccttttgtttccatAAAGCAACAGcatgtgaaaaaaaagttttaagtaaACCGTATATCTTATATCTTTTCAGCTGGTGGGAACAGAGGTAATTGTCTATTTGGTCTCATTTGATACAAATCCTCCATTTATTTTAGCATGCGATGACATTGATTTTGaatcctctttttcctctgttttttcgACATCTGTCTTTGTTTTGACCCGGTGTCTTCTGTAAACACGGTAACCTGGGAATTGGTATATATTTAgtattaaataaagaaattgtaACAATTGCCTGAAAAAAACACTGTAGTAACATGTAGCCCTGcaacattttccttccttataTTGCTAAAATATTCCAACACCTCCAGACAGTTTctttaaagctgtatttaattattttatgtcAACAGCACTCATCACTGAAAAAGTACGCTTagaaaataacaaggaaaatattttaaattctgcattTAGTGTTTGACTGCTTTGTGTTCCTTGTTGTATGCAGTGACTTTTAAAAGTATTGCCTGTCTCCCTTGGAAAGCCTTTGGGCTCTTGGCTGGGTCTGTGGGACTGACCCTTACTTCTACGTGAGTCCTAtttggctggagctgggacaaAGTGATTCATCTGTCCCCACACCATTGCCTGCCAGAGAGGTCGGAGTTGGGACATAGCAGACTGTGTCCCTGGGGCAGTGCTTTGGGTATCGGGTATGACAGCTGGTTTGCAAGTGGGAGCTCAATAATCACGGCTGGTTTGGGAGTGGGAGCTCAATAGTCACAGCTGGTTTTAGGGGTGAGCAACAGGGACAAGGTCTGACCCTCAATAGGTTGGTTGTAGTAGCAGCAGTGCAACTCACGAGAGGTGTatgtgagaggaaaaaaggaccTTTACCTCTAATGGAAGATATTTGCTCCCATTAGCCGTGAAGCTAATGCCTGTTCTCTTAACTACTGGTAGGAGAGGGAGTTTGTGCATGGTTGTGGGGATGGCCCTGCTGTGCAGCTGTATGCCCAGGCACCCTGTGACGGTAAAAGAAGATGCATTTGCCCTTTCTCAGCCAAGGGTAATAACAATCCTGTGCTCAAGGTATTCTCATGTGCGTGGTTGTAGGTGGTGGAGATTCCCTCCCTTGTGCTGAAAGAAAAGGCGTCTTCCAAATCTTCAACTGAGCCTTATATATTCCTAGTTATGTACAGGGCATAGCACAGTGGCAATGCTCGGTAATCATTTTGGTAATTATTTACTTAACTATTTTCcatgtgattatttttatcCCTTCTTGTTTTCTCCATATCCATGAAAAATCAGACTGGTAATAATATTGATAATTATAATGCTATAATAGAAAATAGCTATACTTTACCTCCTAAGATTAGTAGTGCAAACAACAGCTGGAAAATGCTGTAGAGGAGTGGGAAAGTAAACATCAGTTCAAGTTGTTCAGGAGTGAAGGAGAGCTGTATTATAGTTGAACATAGCTGAGTGTTTTGCATGCCTGTTTCCAGGGACACTGTACGACATCTAAAGGGAATAATACAAAGACAATTGTGAAATAGCAGCCTGTGCGTCCTTATGCTTTTTAGGAATCTGGATACACAAGAAACATACAGTAACAGATAACTGAGAAAATGGCATCCTTCAGCTCACATAGTCAACAAAACACTCCACAAGTCATATAGCTGTTACCACCAGAACACACACAATTCATGGCAGTTCAGCAGTGGTAAAGGACTGTGATCCACCATCAAGCCACACATGTTATATTAGGTAACACTCACTATCTCCCTCTCTTGCAATGATATTCTAAATTGTAGGTTGCTGCATCTTCATGAGAAATTTTACTGCAGTCCCAACCCACTTACAAGTGTCTGTTTCACTCATTTGAAGTGTAGGACGTGGGCACACAAGGGGAACATGTATGAAAGATTGGAGGAAATAATATAGTCAtaatctgtaaataaaaatgtgcacAAGAAAAGTAGTAGCCCAGAAACAGGGTTGGGGAATGAGTGACTCTGTAGCATAGCTAATGTTTAGGGAGCATTCTCAGCATTGATTAATCATTAAGTAAAAGCctttttcacagctgaaataaGACTACAGGGCTTTGTCACAGAGAAATCTATACCTGTGCCAAGACAGACCAGCTATGCGGGCCAGAAAGAATCCCAGAGAATAGCCAGCTGCTGGAAATATGGTGCCTATGATCCATAACTTGGGTGAGATAATCCAGGAGCCTTTGTAGAGTATTCCCCCAACCACAGCAATGAGCAAGATGAGAATCGCTCCCGCAATGGAACCAACCTGTGAGGGGAAATAGGAAGAATTGGATGAATAAGAAACCCCAGCGGAATTTAATGGCATCAAACATAGTGTCAAACATGAGTGTCTCCGAGTCACTGAAACATCttattaaatataaaacctAAAGTTTACGGCAATGTAATTCACAGCAGGCAGACAGATTAGATAGCTGCCATTTTTCTCAAACAGGAGATGTAGATGTATTTCAATGTGTGACTACAGATACAGATCAAGGCACAGTTATAATAGGTATCTATAGTAGATACCTGTAAAACTAGTCTCTTGAAGCCTTGGCTATATTTGTACTTAGAGCTggagattaaaaataatctcacaGGCGTGACGTGAGCGAGGAATGGCATACACATTAGAAAGATTTTCCCAGAGTTGTTGGGAAACTGATAGCTTAATAGCTAGTATAATGcacttttcctccctgcttcttgaGCAGTCACGCTCTGGAGCTTGGTATAGCGTATGCTAACTACATGCTAGTTTGTTAGCGATAGGAAATTATTTGCCAAGCGGAGGAGTAAATCTTTAATGTGGCTGAAAATTTGTGTTTGAAAACCGGCTGTGAGCTCATACGGTATTTCTACATAGCCATAGTCACTGAATTGAGCTAATTTCCTATGGCTGAATGTACTGAGATCCTCACTGCTGCTTGCCAAAGAAAGTGATAACGTACTCCCCTCTCAATATCCAGGTGAAATATCTGCCCTTATGGCATATGTTGCCAGGGATCTCATCAGCAGACTTCTGTGGCTAAGCTTACATTTCTCAGCTGAAACATGTATTCCCATTGAACTGACTTCATCAGTCTTTGGCTGAAGCCTTTTTAAGAGCACTGAGTAAACAAGTGCTTTTTCTTGACTGAGCTATTAACCACATGTACCTAGGAAGAAGAAACATGGTCAGGCCATGACAAGCTCTTCTATTTCACCTGGCACACTGCCTTTGTGCTCTTATCTCCATTTCTCACTGTATGGACCTTAATCTGACAGCTACGTCTCAATCTTCACTTGATGCTTCATTGTCCTACGTAAAGCAAACTGTCAATGCACCCCACTCTGTGTTGATCACCCACTTGGTAAGAAAGAGGATGAAACGGTGTTTTGCTGAGAGACCAAGTAGAGTATCTCTTCATGTGAGTTCAGGTTCATGCTTTTCCCTTAACTGATTAAGCAGCACTCAACAGTATCCAAGTTCATAAAGTAAGCTgtgaatgcatttaaaaatacaacacagTAAGCTAATAGTTCAAGAAAATGAATTGGACTTAAAAGGACCTTATTTGTGTTCTATACTACCTGAGCAGAGAAATGATAACAAAGTATCGGTAGAGTAACCAGTTGTCAGATTagttttgtttaagaaaatatatGTGTTAACTAAGAGTGGTTAACAGAGGCCAAGGGTACTCAGCACATCTGACAACTTTAAACCTAAACCTAATGTTCAGAATGATCTGCTGTTAACACTAAATGCAGCTaagttgctgttgttgttgttattttagtgagaacagtttttttccaaaaccatGTATTTTTGATGCATCTGAAACTATCTTGCAAAGATAGTTGGATTTTGTGAATAgttttgttaggttttttttaacagttggAACATTTCCAAAGAagtttttttagtaaaaattgACTTCACACTCAAAATTGCCCCAAAACCTTgataaactgttttaaaagtagaaaggtgtttttttgatccagaatgttttcattttttattattttgcagagaaaaactgCTTCCAGTTGACCTGAatgatttttccttctactttcaGCTTACATCATAAACTGAACTCAATTACTAACATAGTTGTAGCTGAAGACAAAAGTAGGCTCTTTGGATAATGTTGGTTTCTAATAATGTATGCAACTCATGAATGTTTGTGCAGGGAGAAAGCAATACATTTCTGCAGCatctcatttgttttctgctgaaaacttCCTGGCTCCTATGAAGTCAGATACTAATACTATGAATAGCAATGTACTGCTTCAGTGGTGCCTCTGATTCCATAATTTGTCCATAATTACTAATGCTTCAGCCTTGTATATCCTACCTTAAGTATGATTTTTGCTTTACTAGGCCATCTGTGGTTAACATACATTCCAAATGAAACAGGAATTATAAGAGCTACCAGTGAAATTCCtgtaaaaaagaagaaagaagttaaGCCCATGTAAGCAGAAGTTCACGGCAGGAGGACAGACACCATGTAGAGCAGCTAGGGGTACGAAGCCAGCCTTTGGAGGATATTTCTGGTATGCACACCCCAGAGCACGCATGCACGCTTTACCCACACCTGCCCATTTGCTTTTCTATAGAGTCTGTTATCTTTGGCAGCCTGTTGAAGTAATTGCCATTCTGCTGAGCTACATGCTCATTCACCTGCATCAGAAAGGCAGACAGAAATTTGAGTGTGCTAATCATCACTATCCTGTGATGTGAGTAGCTATATTAAATGCTCATTTTGTCTGCAGGTGTTTCACTGCTGTACCATATCAACAACCATTTTAGAACTTCTTTTGTTTTGGCCTCCCCCCTccagtatttattttgaaagcaaaagcaatgtatgtgattttttttccccaggacaATGGGAAATGAAATTGAAGAATATGAAAATGACTCTGTTGGCTTTTAAGATTAGCACAGCGTGGAACCATACTTGATAAGCACTAGGGCCACAGCTCTGCAAAGCACTGGAGCATGTATTTCTAAATACTTTGACTATTTTCTCTTTGTAGCTGGATGAGATTTTTGACAGGAAGTCAAATGAAGCCACTCCTGGCAGTGCAGATTGCAGCTTTTCAAAGAGACTCAGCAGTTTTAATCACTTGCTTAATTATCCACATGTGCTTAAGTACTTTGCCAGATTATGGCCTCAGCACTTAGCACTTTGCAGGATTGAGCCTTAAAGCTGTTCCAAACACTTTCATCCAGGGGAAGCAGCTATTACTGTACGAATTATTCTATATTCTTATCCCAGTACCACGCAGGTCTCCAaaccatttggaaagaaaaacatgcacaGTCTCATGATAAATATCTGTACAATATTTATAATGACTTCAAGTCTTTTCTCTGTGGATGATGTGAAGTGATCTGAGTACCTAATTCCCATGGAAGTTATTGGAAAGTAGGAggatgaatatttttttaaaaatctggggTCTTCATGACTCTGCAGGATGATGGTATAAAGGCGGTTGTCATTAGAGGGAGAGTCAGAAGGGAAAGTGCCGGTTCAATGGACTCACCAATGCTATCGTAGGGGAGTACAATTGCGTTAGAATCAGTCCACATCTTTGTGTAAACAAAGAGGCAAAGTGGCATCATCCCCATTGCAAGCAGTGTGGAACAAGTTGTCATGCTGATGCTGCGAAGAAATCGGTTAGTGAGAGTTCATCTCATGCTAGCCTATagtctttctcattttcttattACAACTTAACAGCTTATGAAAGGTAGGGCAAGAAATGCTGCTGGCTACAGTCAATTTATCCTGTATATCAGGTTAGAAAAAAGCTAAATGGAAGTAATGgcttctgctgaaaagaaaaggaacatgaAATATCAACGTGTTCTGCAGCAACAGAACAATAACTTTATAACTTTCAGTGCAAATGAGGCAGTCAGACAGGCGGCCATCAGGAAGGTCTGTTGGCAAGTCTGTCTGTGTGCTGCCTGTCTATCTGGCTTCTGAGAGGGTGGCAAGCTGGACAAGGTCAGATGGACATCAAATGGAGCTTTCCATTATAGCAGCAGTTCAGAAGTGTTAAAATATCACTCCAAAGTCAACAGCgtaaaccaaaaatatttcatcgCCTAGGATGTGTGATGTAATAAAATTCCCTTTTCTGGCTTGTTTTGCTCTAGGCCAAAGAGTAGGTGTTGAGAATTACTCAGTGAAGCTGAGCATGAGTATTGTTGCTTCCTTGGTTTGTGCAAagacatttctgttttaaaatataaagtcTTGAAACCATCAGACCCGATGCACCTTGTACTAAAAGATGCATTCTGCTACAGGAatgaagagggaggaaaaggcaagaCAGTTAAAATAAGGAGGAAATTCTAAGAATCTGAGTAGAATAGATAAAATTATGCCTACAAATCACACTCCTCTgacataaaaataatgagagAGGGTTCTAGTTAAGTGACTTCGGCAACTTCCTTATAAGCCTCACTTCTGATTTGTCTTTTGTGTTGCTTGCCCTTAGAAAAGGGACTACTGACCCCATCCCACAAACTGGGCAGATCCAGAGAAATCTAGCACAATTAATACAGAAACCACAGGAATATCTGCATTAATGTTGGTTACTGTCACTCTCTGCTTCAGAGTCATTGAATAGAACTTTGTAGGAGCCTCTGGCAAGACAGTTCctacacacagagaaaaaagagccATGGGCTACTATTAAGGTCAGGTGAAGCCCCAAATGGATAAAGGACCTTATTTTTCCTGCCTCCGTATTTCCTACATCTTCTTACTGTCCCTGTATCTAAATCCTGCTCCGAAGTCTGCACATTCGCTAACCCCCGTCCCTGTGCTCACAGAAGCTCCCAGGGGAGCTGTGGAGGAGAGGAGATGGTGTTTCAGAAGCAGTTGTTCTTGTGAAATATCAAAAGATGTCAAAACCAGATGTCCCTATGGGAAGCTTTAGAGGATATCATCTGGGTCTGAGTTACTAAGAAAGGTGTAGAACCTCATACTTCACCTCCCTGTGATTATATGGGCAgtagaaaattaattcctgCTCTAACTTGTGGTCTATTTGCACTGAGAAATTTTGAAGCAGGTCTATAGGCAATGGTGATGGGTTGTT contains these protein-coding regions:
- the SLC10A2 gene encoding ileal sodium/bile acid cotransporter; its protein translation is MQTYLLSQQFNARSLAENSTACPANATICNGTSCVLPEDNFNKILSIILSTVLTLLLALVMFSMGCNVELQKFWGHIKRPWGIFVGFLCQFGIMPLTAFLLSLVFNVLPVQAVVVLIMGCCPGGTASNIMAYWVDGDMDLSISMTTCSTLLAMGMMPLCLFVYTKMWTDSNAIVLPYDSIGISLVALIIPVSFGMYVNHRWPSKAKIILKVGSIAGAILILLIAVVGGILYKGSWIISPKLWIIGTIFPAAGYSLGFFLARIAGLSWHRCRTVSLETGMQNTQLCSTIIQLSFTPEQLELMFTFPLLYSIFQLLFALLILGGYRVYRRHRVKTKTDVEKTEEKEDSKSMSSHAKINGGFVSNETK